The Bacillus sp. Marseille-Q1617 genome has a segment encoding these proteins:
- a CDS encoding NADH-dependent flavin oxidoreductase, translated as MNEQYKELLSPYIFKNGVELKNRIIMAPMTNFSSDENGNVTDAEVEYYARRSKDVSMVITACTYVTPNGKGFPGEFGGDSDEMIPSLERLAKAIKDQGAKAVLQIFHGGVQCPLDLVPDGDVVSASDVKGENGEKKARELSEAEVEEIIEAFGETTRRAIEAGYDGVEIHGANGYLIHQFFSPMTNQREDRFGGSLEKRMAFPMAIVNKVKSVVEEHADPSFLVGYRFSPEEPEEEGFSMGDTLALVDALADKDLHYLHVSLFDFFSTPRRGVEDTDKPRMEYLLETIGDRTPLIGVGSIYSAEDARKAFATGVPLLALGRELIIDPDWVKKVAEGKEDEIVTEIDKENQEELVVPDPLWKAIINTPGWFPGV; from the coding sequence ATGAACGAACAATATAAAGAGTTATTATCTCCGTATATATTCAAAAACGGGGTCGAGTTAAAGAACCGCATCATCATGGCGCCGATGACTAATTTTTCGTCTGATGAAAACGGGAACGTGACGGATGCTGAGGTGGAATACTATGCGCGCCGCTCGAAGGATGTCAGCATGGTCATCACTGCGTGCACGTATGTGACACCGAACGGGAAAGGGTTTCCGGGAGAGTTCGGAGGGGATTCCGATGAGATGATTCCGAGCCTTGAGAGACTTGCGAAAGCGATCAAGGATCAAGGTGCAAAAGCGGTACTCCAGATTTTCCATGGCGGCGTGCAGTGTCCGCTGGATCTTGTTCCTGACGGGGACGTTGTGAGTGCGAGTGATGTGAAGGGTGAAAACGGTGAAAAGAAAGCAAGAGAGCTGTCAGAAGCGGAAGTGGAGGAAATCATCGAAGCGTTTGGTGAGACGACCCGCCGCGCGATCGAAGCTGGCTATGACGGCGTCGAGATCCACGGTGCGAACGGTTACCTCATTCATCAATTTTTCTCCCCGATGACGAATCAGCGTGAAGACCGTTTTGGCGGGAGCTTGGAGAAACGCATGGCGTTCCCGATGGCGATTGTCAACAAAGTGAAGAGTGTGGTTGAAGAGCACGCAGATCCTTCCTTCCTTGTCGGATACCGCTTTTCTCCAGAGGAGCCTGAGGAGGAAGGGTTCTCGATGGGAGATACGCTCGCTTTGGTGGATGCACTGGCGGACAAGGATCTCCATTATCTGCATGTATCCTTGTTTGATTTCTTCTCGACTCCAAGAAGAGGGGTGGAGGATACAGACAAGCCGAGAATGGAGTATCTGCTCGAAACAATCGGGGACCGTACGCCTTTAATCGGGGTAGGCTCTATTTATTCAGCAGAAGACGCCCGTAAGGCATTCGCGACAGGCGTTCCGTTATTGGCGCTCGGCCGTGAGCTCATCATCGATCCGGACTGGGTTAAGAAGGTTGCGGAAGGAAAAGAAGATGAGATTGTGACGGAGATCGATAAAGAGAATCAGGAGGAGCTTGTCGTTCCTGATCCGTTATGGAAGGCGATCATCAATACGCCGGGCTGGTTCCCGGGAGTGTAA
- a CDS encoding ring-cleaving dioxygenase, giving the protein MKKKTTGIHHITAIVGHPQENVDFYAGVLGLRMVKKTVNFDDPGTYHLYFGNEGGKPGTIITFFPWAGAQQGVIGGGQVGVTSYVVPKGALQFWERRLERFDIPFTKVERFGETYVEFDDPHGLHLEIVEREDGERSTWSFGGVTPEVAIKGFGGATLLSAQPEKTAGLLENVMGLEFVGREGDMARYRSASDIGNVIDLKMTPTGRGRMGAGTVHHIAWRASDDEDQLEWQKLVSDNGYGVTPVIDRNYFNAIYFREQGEILFEIATDPPGFAHDESQETMGENLMLPEQYEAHREQLERALIPIEVRELD; this is encoded by the coding sequence ATGAAAAAGAAGACGACGGGAATCCATCATATCACAGCGATCGTCGGCCATCCCCAGGAAAATGTGGATTTCTATGCAGGGGTGCTCGGGTTACGTATGGTGAAGAAAACAGTGAATTTCGATGACCCTGGCACGTATCATCTCTATTTCGGAAATGAAGGCGGGAAGCCGGGTACGATCATCACATTCTTCCCGTGGGCAGGGGCGCAGCAAGGCGTCATCGGCGGCGGCCAGGTAGGCGTGACTTCTTATGTGGTTCCGAAGGGCGCGCTTCAGTTCTGGGAAAGGAGATTGGAGAGGTTCGATATTCCTTTTACAAAAGTGGAGCGTTTTGGTGAAACGTATGTGGAATTCGATGATCCCCATGGTCTTCACTTGGAAATCGTGGAAAGGGAAGATGGGGAGCGCAGTACGTGGAGCTTTGGCGGGGTGACCCCCGAGGTGGCGATCAAAGGATTCGGTGGCGCCACATTATTGTCGGCACAGCCTGAAAAGACCGCTGGATTGCTGGAAAATGTAATGGGACTCGAGTTCGTCGGCAGAGAAGGGGATATGGCCCGTTATCGCTCTGCTTCTGACATCGGGAACGTCATCGATCTGAAGATGACTCCGACAGGTCGCGGCCGGATGGGTGCCGGCACCGTCCACCACATTGCGTGGAGAGCAAGTGACGACGAGGATCAGCTGGAGTGGCAGAAACTTGTGTCCGATAATGGATACGGAGTCACACCTGTCATCGACCGGAATTATTTTAATGCGATCTACTTCCGTGAGCAGGGAGAGATTCTTTTTGAAATCGCGACAGACCCGCCGGGATTCGCTCATGATGAGTCACAGGAAACGATGGGGGAGAATTTGATGCTGCCAGAGCAGTATGAAGCTCATCGTGAACAGCTGGAGCGGGCGTTGATCCCGATTGAGGTCAGGGAATTGGATTGA
- a CDS encoding heavy metal translocating P-type ATPase, with protein MADSWCSSNKGEQHESHVKSTCCGTKEEQQLVIAKTSCCSGDAEVERMPEAGKSQGCCSGNEEVVSMPEAGDSKSCSSQTAVETRDAAAQSCCSSETDSPKGEEAEYRIHGMDCPSCALSIEKGLSKLENIAEAKVNYNSAKLKVTGSDFEQVESEVQKLGFKIEPLKQNKNMRVYSVEGMDCGSCAKSIENHLNTIPAVNHVSVNFSTGKMKVEHENSVEEIVTEVSKIGFKASLLSKQKPSTEETQKEGYGGIITSGILIALGFAGSFTGISTLITTFLYASAMVISGYKPVKSAYYSIKSRSLDMNVLMSAAAIGAALIGEWLEGATVVWLFALGTALQTMSIEKTRNSIRNLMNLAPSEAWIIVGSQLTKRHVEEVAVGDILVVKPGDRIPLDGEILKGESSINQAPITGESIPVDKEAGDTVYAGTINENGSLEIRVTKLAEDTTIAKIIHLVEEAQEQKAPTQAFIDKFAAVYTPIVFVLALVVMVLPPLIGFGTWGEWFYKGLELLVVACPCALVISTPVAIVSAIGNAARNGVLIKGGTFLEKAGAITAIAFDKTGTLTEGKPKVSEIKAFNVSEEEVLSIARTLEEYSTHPIARTVVGFAKEKGIEPKDGELFKSIVGKGVQAEIDGAVHYAGNARLFEEKNLPLGEAETVVQALQSKGMTVVIIGTKQKVLGVISVADSIRTTTVHALDGLKKVGIGQVVMLTGDNEGTARMISKEASVSRYFADLLPEDKVDAIKKLQSEGHKVAMVGDGINDAPALATADLGIAMGGAGTDTAMETADVVLMADNLEKLPYTINLSRKALKIIKQNIWFSLIVKFAALALIFPGWLTLWLAVLSDTGAAIIVILNALRLLKVNR; from the coding sequence ATGGCAGATTCATGGTGCAGTTCGAATAAAGGAGAACAACATGAGAGCCATGTTAAATCAACTTGCTGCGGTACTAAAGAAGAGCAGCAATTGGTTATAGCGAAAACAAGCTGCTGCAGCGGGGATGCGGAAGTTGAAAGAATGCCTGAAGCTGGGAAGTCCCAAGGATGCTGCAGCGGAAATGAGGAAGTTGTTTCAATGCCTGAAGCCGGCGATTCCAAGAGCTGCAGCAGTCAGACGGCCGTTGAAACGAGGGATGCAGCTGCTCAATCATGCTGCAGCAGTGAAACAGACTCTCCTAAAGGGGAGGAGGCCGAATACCGGATACACGGTATGGATTGCCCATCGTGTGCCCTATCCATCGAAAAAGGGCTGAGCAAGTTAGAGAATATAGCGGAAGCCAAGGTAAACTATAATTCTGCAAAACTGAAGGTCACGGGGAGCGATTTTGAACAAGTAGAATCTGAGGTTCAAAAGCTCGGGTTTAAAATCGAGCCCTTGAAACAAAACAAGAATATGAGGGTGTATTCTGTCGAAGGGATGGATTGCGGCAGCTGTGCGAAAAGCATCGAGAACCATTTGAATACAATTCCGGCAGTCAACCATGTAAGTGTCAATTTTTCAACAGGGAAAATGAAAGTGGAGCATGAGAACAGTGTGGAAGAAATCGTAACCGAAGTATCGAAAATCGGTTTTAAAGCGTCTCTGCTTTCGAAACAGAAGCCTTCAACAGAAGAAACACAAAAAGAAGGGTATGGCGGGATCATTACTTCAGGGATCTTGATTGCATTAGGATTCGCTGGATCTTTTACTGGTATTTCCACTTTGATAACCACATTCTTGTACGCATCGGCAATGGTCATCAGCGGGTATAAGCCGGTAAAAAGCGCCTACTACTCTATTAAAAGCCGTTCATTGGACATGAATGTATTGATGTCAGCGGCGGCCATCGGTGCAGCCTTGATCGGTGAATGGCTGGAAGGGGCAACGGTTGTCTGGCTGTTTGCGCTTGGAACGGCCCTTCAGACGATGTCGATTGAGAAGACGAGAAATTCCATCCGCAATCTGATGAATTTGGCACCGTCGGAGGCATGGATTATAGTAGGCTCGCAGTTAACGAAAAGACATGTTGAAGAAGTGGCTGTGGGTGACATCCTGGTTGTGAAACCTGGAGATCGGATTCCGCTGGATGGTGAAATCTTAAAAGGTGAATCAAGTATCAATCAGGCGCCGATCACAGGTGAGTCCATCCCGGTGGATAAGGAAGCCGGGGACACTGTTTATGCGGGGACGATCAACGAGAACGGGTCCCTTGAAATAAGGGTCACAAAGCTCGCTGAAGATACAACCATTGCGAAGATCATCCACCTGGTGGAGGAAGCCCAGGAACAGAAAGCACCCACTCAGGCGTTCATCGATAAGTTCGCGGCTGTTTATACGCCGATCGTGTTCGTTCTGGCATTGGTTGTGATGGTCCTCCCGCCTTTAATAGGATTTGGAACATGGGGTGAATGGTTTTATAAAGGTCTTGAATTGTTAGTCGTTGCCTGCCCTTGTGCGCTGGTCATTTCGACTCCTGTTGCGATTGTTTCCGCAATCGGCAATGCCGCAAGGAACGGGGTGCTGATCAAAGGAGGTACGTTCCTTGAAAAAGCAGGGGCGATTACGGCCATTGCATTTGATAAGACCGGTACCCTGACCGAAGGAAAGCCAAAGGTTTCCGAAATCAAGGCTTTCAACGTGTCAGAAGAAGAGGTATTATCCATCGCTCGGACGTTGGAGGAATATTCGACCCACCCGATCGCACGAACCGTCGTGGGGTTTGCGAAGGAAAAAGGCATTGAGCCAAAAGACGGCGAGTTATTTAAAAGCATAGTGGGGAAAGGCGTGCAGGCTGAGATTGACGGGGCCGTCCACTATGCAGGGAATGCAAGGCTTTTTGAAGAAAAGAACCTTCCTTTAGGCGAGGCTGAAACAGTCGTTCAAGCGCTTCAGAGCAAAGGAATGACCGTTGTGATCATTGGTACAAAACAGAAGGTCCTTGGAGTCATCTCTGTTGCTGACTCGATCCGGACCACGACCGTACATGCATTGGATGGCTTGAAGAAAGTCGGAATCGGCCAGGTCGTGATGCTCACCGGCGACAATGAAGGCACAGCCAGGATGATCTCAAAGGAAGCAAGTGTGAGTCGTTATTTTGCTGACCTTTTACCAGAAGATAAAGTGGATGCCATCAAGAAACTGCAAAGCGAAGGCCATAAAGTGGCCATGGTCGGGGATGGAATCAATGATGCACCTGCCCTGGCCACAGCGGATCTGGGGATCGCGATGGGCGGGGCTGGAACGGATACAGCAATGGAAACGGCAGATGTAGTATTGATGGCGGATAATCTTGAAAAACTGCCGTACACGATAAATTTAAGCAGAAAAGCGCTTAAAATCATCAAACAGAACATTTGGTTTTCATTGATTGTGAAGTTCGCGGCATTGGCATTGATCTTTCCGGGCTGGCTCACGCTATGGTTGGCAGTCTTGAGCGATACGGGGGCTGCTATCATCGTGATATTGAATGCTCTGCGTCTATTAAAGGTGAATCGTTAA
- a CDS encoding helix-turn-helix transcriptional regulator codes for MAETIDLDTKVKFLQGFAHKIRIQILECIIEEEKTVSEIIKDLDGNQSNISQHLACLRGCGLIVGRQEGKYTFYSLSNQHVRDLLETFDVVLGEVQSDVACCKNHIV; via the coding sequence TTGGCTGAAACAATTGATTTAGATACCAAGGTAAAATTCCTGCAGGGATTTGCACATAAAATAAGGATTCAAATTTTGGAGTGTATTATAGAAGAAGAAAAGACGGTTTCCGAGATCATCAAGGACCTGGATGGGAACCAGTCAAATATATCCCAGCATCTGGCGTGCTTGAGGGGATGCGGCCTGATTGTCGGAAGGCAGGAAGGGAAGTACACATTCTATAGTCTAAGTAATCAGCACGTGCGGGACTTATTGGAGACGTTCGATGTGGTGCTGGGTGAAGTACAAAGTGACGTTGCATGCTGTAAAAATCATATCGTTTAG
- the chrA gene encoding chromate efflux transporter, which translates to MNQQLKNKSRLAILLEILFTSTKLGLTSFGGPVAHLAYFKDEYVDRRKWLTDKTYADLIALCQFLPGPASSQVGISIGMLRGGILGGVISFLGFTLPSVIVLVIFALLYQTFTLGDAGFIHSLKVVAAAVVLHALIGLRKKLTPDKSRLAIALGAALIMLLYPSAWIQILIIIAAGLLGWKLFKDKAESKIEPFHVSISKKTGVASLSVLIGTLILLPILNNTFNSSLLNIFDIFFRVGSLVFGGGHVVLPMIERELVPQGLLSADEFLAGYGMAQAVPGPLFTFSSYLGTMMEGVTGAVVATVAIFLPSFLLIVAALPFLSELRKRAAFQGILMGVNASVVGILLASFYDPVIKSSILDGSDFALAVILFALLNVWKVPAWLIVIIGVVGGYVLQLLGF; encoded by the coding sequence TTGAACCAACAGCTCAAAAATAAGAGTCGCTTGGCTATACTTTTAGAAATATTATTCACATCAACAAAACTGGGGTTAACTTCGTTTGGCGGGCCGGTGGCACACTTGGCTTACTTCAAAGATGAATATGTGGACAGGAGAAAATGGCTGACGGACAAGACCTATGCAGACTTGATCGCTTTATGCCAGTTCCTTCCCGGTCCGGCGAGCAGTCAGGTAGGGATATCGATCGGAATGCTGCGCGGGGGGATATTGGGAGGCGTCATTTCTTTCTTAGGATTTACGCTTCCTTCCGTCATTGTCCTTGTCATTTTTGCTTTGCTCTACCAAACCTTTACGCTTGGGGATGCCGGGTTCATCCACAGCTTGAAGGTCGTCGCAGCAGCCGTTGTCCTTCATGCCCTGATCGGTCTTAGGAAAAAGCTGACTCCGGATAAAAGCAGGCTGGCGATCGCCCTTGGTGCAGCGTTGATCATGCTGTTGTATCCTTCCGCCTGGATCCAGATATTGATTATCATTGCTGCCGGACTGCTTGGATGGAAGCTGTTCAAAGATAAAGCTGAATCGAAAATTGAACCATTCCACGTCAGTATATCGAAAAAGACAGGTGTGGCCTCCCTATCGGTATTGATTGGGACATTAATCTTATTGCCGATCCTGAATAACACATTCAACAGCTCCCTGCTCAACATCTTTGATATCTTCTTCAGGGTCGGGTCGCTGGTATTTGGCGGCGGGCATGTGGTCCTGCCGATGATCGAAAGGGAACTGGTCCCGCAAGGTTTGCTGTCAGCCGATGAATTCCTGGCCGGGTATGGAATGGCGCAGGCTGTCCCTGGTCCACTGTTCACTTTCTCCAGTTACTTGGGGACCATGATGGAAGGTGTCACGGGAGCCGTGGTGGCGACGGTCGCCATCTTCCTGCCTTCATTCCTGCTCATTGTGGCTGCCTTGCCTTTCCTGAGTGAACTCAGAAAACGCGCTGCCTTTCAAGGGATCCTTATGGGAGTGAACGCCAGTGTGGTCGGCATTTTGTTAGCATCTTTTTACGATCCAGTGATTAAAAGCTCTATCCTTGATGGGTCTGATTTTGCCCTGGCCGTGATTTTATTCGCCTTGCTGAATGTTTGGAAAGTGCCTGCATGGCTGATTGTGATCATCGGGGTTGTGGGGGGATATGTATTGCAGTTATTAGGGTTTTAA
- a CDS encoding CBO0543 family protein, with translation MLEQKMEKIYEDMHHAYLDKFELWQQEIVFGWQWWFGVLLTLLPWIIWAKFHPRRSTHRLLYIAFFVMVVAIWLDSLGVQLDLWHYNYEVLPFSPSYKPWDITLIPVLTIVFIQVKPVANPFLKGIIYAGFISFIAEPFFVWSNFVVYTNWEYIYSFPIYLVMYLISHFLSTRTHFNSLHESSEK, from the coding sequence ATGTTAGAACAAAAGATGGAAAAAATATATGAGGATATGCATCATGCCTATTTAGATAAATTTGAACTATGGCAGCAGGAAATTGTATTCGGGTGGCAGTGGTGGTTCGGGGTATTGCTTACGTTACTTCCATGGATCATATGGGCCAAATTTCATCCGCGGCGAAGCACCCACCGGTTATTATATATCGCTTTTTTTGTAATGGTCGTCGCAATCTGGCTCGACAGCCTTGGGGTGCAGTTGGACTTATGGCACTATAACTATGAGGTCCTGCCATTTTCTCCGTCGTATAAACCGTGGGATATTACCCTGATTCCTGTCCTGACGATTGTATTCATTCAAGTCAAACCCGTGGCAAATCCTTTTTTAAAAGGGATCATCTATGCAGGCTTCATCTCCTTCATTGCAGAACCCTTTTTTGTCTGGAGTAACTTTGTTGTCTATACAAATTGGGAATACATCTATTCTTTCCCGATTTATTTAGTGATGTACTTAATCTCCCATTTTCTGAGCACAAGAACACACTTTAACAGCCTGCATGAAAGCAGCGAAAAATAA
- a CDS encoding YhgE/Pip domain-containing protein: protein MRKKRLTYSALALMLFLPSFLSVPAQAATEGKVSSKDEVVYATLNAEGNLNHIYIVNTFDVASAGKILDFGQYSSVKNLTDLKELEQEGQKVEMDAPEGKFTYQGNMSEETELPWDVKVSYRLDGQKVDPSKLAGKSGHLEINIDTAENTSGDSDFYENYLLQVSMSLPNTYENIEAADGMVANAGKNKQITFTVMPGKEKKLTVEADVKDFEFKGVEIAAVPSTLPIDTTGTEGMTGDMSELSNAIGKLNDGVAELETGVSQLNNGAASLRDGSAQYKNGLGELNGSSSQLVGASGSIRDALATINGSLSGQSAEVDLSSLNELPAGLNQLAGGLNETAAGMTKLKDNYSQAYAALDAAIKGIPASQVSEEDIAALRESAANPEVVDKLAASHAAAQKVKGTYDSVNQAFAAVEPSLNQMNGAVTEISGQLTSISSNLSSSLKETDMSGLAELQKGLSELSAKYGDFHSGLVSYTEGVGQLSSNYGKLHSGITELAGGTSELSGGVNELHDGTSELHQETKNLPEKMQAEINKMMDEYDKSDFKPVSFVSEKNEKVSSVQFVIKTESIEKEKKEEKKAEPEKEKGFWELFLDLFR, encoded by the coding sequence TTGATGCTGTTCTTGCCTTCATTTCTGAGTGTGCCCGCCCAGGCGGCGACGGAAGGAAAGGTGTCGTCAAAGGATGAAGTGGTTTACGCGACATTGAATGCGGAGGGGAACCTCAATCATATCTACATCGTGAATACATTCGATGTGGCCAGTGCCGGGAAGATCCTCGATTTCGGGCAGTACAGCAGTGTGAAAAACCTGACCGACCTGAAGGAGCTTGAGCAGGAGGGGCAAAAGGTTGAGATGGATGCCCCTGAAGGAAAGTTCACCTATCAAGGGAATATGAGTGAAGAGACGGAGCTGCCGTGGGATGTGAAGGTTTCGTATAGGCTTGATGGGCAGAAAGTGGATCCATCCAAGCTTGCCGGAAAGAGCGGTCATCTTGAAATAAACATCGATACTGCTGAAAATACGAGCGGCGACTCGGATTTTTACGAGAATTATTTATTGCAGGTGTCGATGAGCCTGCCGAATACGTATGAAAATATCGAAGCGGCTGACGGCATGGTGGCGAATGCCGGGAAGAATAAGCAGATCACGTTTACCGTCATGCCCGGAAAAGAGAAGAAGCTGACGGTGGAAGCGGATGTGAAGGACTTCGAATTTAAGGGAGTCGAGATCGCCGCGGTCCCGTCCACACTTCCGATCGATACGACGGGAACGGAAGGTATGACAGGTGATATGTCCGAGCTTTCGAATGCCATCGGGAAGTTGAATGATGGTGTGGCTGAGCTTGAGACGGGCGTGTCCCAGCTGAATAATGGGGCAGCAAGTCTGCGTGACGGTTCTGCTCAATATAAAAATGGACTCGGGGAATTGAACGGATCGTCGTCTCAATTGGTCGGTGCGTCCGGTTCGATCCGTGATGCGCTGGCGACGATCAATGGGTCCCTTTCCGGGCAGTCGGCTGAAGTGGACTTGTCGAGTTTGAATGAACTTCCTGCTGGACTCAATCAGCTGGCGGGCGGACTGAATGAAACGGCAGCCGGGATGACGAAGTTGAAGGATAATTATTCGCAGGCGTATGCTGCGCTTGATGCGGCAATCAAGGGGATTCCGGCCAGTCAGGTTTCTGAAGAAGATATTGCCGCTTTGCGTGAGAGTGCGGCAAATCCGGAAGTCGTTGATAAGCTGGCAGCGTCCCATGCAGCTGCACAAAAGGTGAAAGGGACGTATGACAGCGTGAACCAAGCTTTTGCAGCAGTCGAGCCGTCACTTAATCAAATGAACGGTGCGGTGACGGAAATCAGCGGACAGCTGACGTCGATCTCAAGCAATCTGTCTTCGTCTTTGAAGGAAACGGATATGAGCGGTCTGGCGGAACTTCAAAAAGGATTGAGTGAACTGTCAGCCAAATATGGTGATTTCCACTCTGGACTCGTGAGTTATACAGAAGGTGTGGGGCAGCTGTCCTCGAATTATGGAAAGCTTCATTCAGGGATTACTGAACTTGCCGGCGGAACTAGTGAACTGTCCGGCGGGGTGAACGAGCTTCATGACGGAACGTCTGAATTGCACCAGGAAACAAAAAACCTTCCTGAAAAGATGCAGGCGGAGATCAATAAGATGATGGACGAATACGATAAGTCCGATTTCAAACCTGTTTCGTTCGTTTCTGAGAAAAATGAAAAGGTTTCTTCCGTCCAGTTCGTGATCAAGACGGAGAGCATCGAGAAGGAAAAAAAGGAAGAGAAAAAAGCGGAACCTGAGAAGGAGAAAGGGTTCTGGGAGTTGTTTTTGGATTTGTTTAGGTAA
- a CDS encoding cell wall hydrolase, with product MPRVKYKDSDVALMARMMRAEAEGEGKQGMLYVGNVIVNRAVADCLDFKKVRTIYDVIFQVQGGNYSFEAVQKGNLFYNRARSVEKRLAKKNLTYWRQHPAKYALWYFNPYAPCPPTWYNQPFAGQFKNHCYYEPAAGSCDSVYIG from the coding sequence ATGCCAAGAGTGAAATATAAGGATTCGGATGTTGCCTTGATGGCAAGGATGATGCGTGCTGAAGCAGAAGGTGAAGGAAAGCAGGGTATGCTGTATGTAGGGAATGTCATCGTCAACCGGGCTGTGGCGGATTGTTTGGACTTTAAGAAAGTAAGGACCATTTATGATGTTATTTTCCAAGTGCAGGGCGGCAACTATTCGTTTGAAGCGGTTCAAAAGGGAAATTTATTTTATAACAGAGCAAGATCGGTTGAGAAAAGGCTGGCTAAAAAGAATTTGACTTACTGGAGACAGCACCCGGCGAAATATGCTCTATGGTATTTCAATCCATACGCTCCATGTCCTCCAACATGGTACAATCAGCCATTTGCGGGGCAATTTAAAAATCATTGTTATTACGAACCGGCAGCGGGATCTTGTGACAGTGTGTATATCGGTTAA
- a CDS encoding TerC family protein — MDSIWLEYGWTLLILIGLEGLLSADNALVLAVIAKHLPEDQKRKAISYGILMAFVFRFGALFAISFIANVWQIQAIGAAYLLYLGLKHVIKAKFGKKNENIREETEEEAKGKGFWPTVSKIGLADLAFAIDSILAAVALALGLPDSPLPDFGGMDGGKFLVVVLGGIAGLILIKYAATWFVKLLDTRPALETTAYAIVAWVGVKLAVITLAHEDIHILSHDFPHSTLWTLIFYGVLVAIALLGWFAPSNKRTPDKELM; from the coding sequence TTGGATTCAATTTGGTTAGAATACGGATGGACATTATTGATCCTTATCGGCCTTGAGGGCCTTTTATCAGCTGATAACGCACTTGTCCTTGCCGTCATTGCGAAACACTTGCCTGAAGATCAAAAGAGAAAGGCCATCAGCTACGGTATATTAATGGCGTTTGTCTTCCGTTTTGGAGCGCTGTTTGCCATTTCATTCATCGCCAACGTCTGGCAGATCCAGGCGATCGGTGCGGCTTATCTGCTTTATTTAGGATTGAAGCATGTCATCAAAGCGAAGTTTGGTAAGAAAAATGAAAATATACGGGAAGAAACGGAAGAAGAAGCAAAAGGAAAAGGCTTCTGGCCGACAGTCAGCAAGATCGGTTTAGCCGACCTTGCATTTGCGATCGATTCGATCCTTGCTGCAGTGGCGCTTGCCCTTGGTCTTCCGGATTCACCGCTGCCGGATTTCGGTGGTATGGACGGCGGGAAATTCCTCGTTGTCGTCCTCGGCGGAATCGCTGGTCTGATCTTGATCAAGTATGCGGCAACTTGGTTCGTGAAGCTGCTTGATACACGCCCGGCATTAGAAACGACTGCTTATGCGATCGTTGCCTGGGTCGGTGTGAAGCTTGCAGTCATCACACTTGCCCATGAAGACATTCACATACTGTCCCACGATTTCCCGCACAGCACCCTTTGGACCCTGATTTTCTACGGAGTGCTTGTGGCGATTGCTTTACTAGGCTGGTTCGCGCCTAGCAACAAGAGAACACCTGATAAAGAACTGATGTAA
- a CDS encoding DoxX family protein has product MIDLGLLIIRLVIGVLFIGHGAQKLFGWYGGHGLKGTGGWFESIGMKPGVTMALVAGLSELAGGILFALGLLTPFAAILIAATMFMAIVKVHGQNGLWATSNGYEYNLTLLAVAIGVALIGPGQYAVDAFLF; this is encoded by the coding sequence ATGATAGATCTTGGGTTATTAATCATTCGTTTAGTTATTGGTGTGTTGTTCATTGGTCACGGAGCGCAGAAATTGTTTGGATGGTATGGGGGTCATGGATTGAAAGGCACGGGAGGCTGGTTTGAATCCATCGGGATGAAGCCTGGTGTGACGATGGCACTTGTGGCAGGGCTCTCAGAGCTGGCCGGTGGAATCTTATTTGCGCTGGGGCTTCTGACTCCGTTTGCGGCTATCCTGATTGCAGCGACGATGTTCATGGCGATCGTCAAGGTGCACGGCCAGAATGGATTATGGGCAACATCCAATGGATACGAATATAACTTGACGCTGCTTGCAGTGGCGATCGGGGTTGCGTTGATCGGTCCGGGTCAATATGCAGTGGATGCATTTTTATTTTAA
- a CDS encoding PadR family transcriptional regulator, which produces MENKVLRKLFLGFIHIHILHHAKEEPIYGSWMVEELHEHGYDISAGTLYPILHGMEKDRLLSREDVNVDGKIRKYYRTTDRGEAVLQEARAKAYELFKEIK; this is translated from the coding sequence TTGGAAAATAAAGTGCTGCGAAAACTGTTTCTGGGCTTCATCCATATTCATATCCTCCATCATGCCAAAGAGGAGCCGATTTATGGGTCATGGATGGTGGAGGAACTGCATGAGCATGGATATGATATCAGCGCAGGCACGCTCTATCCGATTCTTCACGGCATGGAGAAGGACAGGCTGCTCTCCAGGGAAGATGTCAACGTGGATGGGAAGATCCGAAAGTACTATCGGACCACAGATAGAGGAGAGGCCGTTCTGCAAGAAGCAAGAGCGAAGGCGTATGAGCTTTTTAAAGAGATTAAGTAA